A genomic window from Brevibacillus agri includes:
- a CDS encoding STAS domain-containing protein: MYAISGQLFFGTMTHFVEQFDVPNDLGQIVIDFSRSHVWDMSAVTAISKVVAKYRDADKFVLITGLNEESKQLVDRLGITVPAGH, encoded by the coding sequence GTGTACGCGATTTCCGGGCAACTGTTTTTCGGTACGATGACGCACTTTGTCGAGCAATTCGATGTTCCAAACGATCTCGGCCAGATTGTCATTGATTTTTCCCGCTCGCATGTCTGGGATATGTCAGCCGTAACCGCCATCTCCAAAGTAGTCGCCAAATACCGCGATGCCGATAAATTCGTGCTCATCACGGGATTGAATGAAGAAAGCAAACAGCTTGTAGATCGGCTTGGAATCACGGTTCCTGCCGGGCATTGA
- a CDS encoding sensor histidine kinase, whose protein sequence is MKRIWMKLALAFMAMGVGAVLITTWLAIKEMDEHFMMYANEVKSQHNEEISQVALASYRASQAWDQSAFLQLEAVSSVLGLHIALHDARGEKLGEWGQAPGAGREGEHDTHAEHAERATETIPLYDGGRKIGQLVISHDDENAYMALEGHFQWAHKNTALWTMAVLLVIVVVLCIPLARTMVRPVVQVSAAAQKVAQGDLQVRVPVPERQDEIAALVVAFNNLVTSLHEQEELRKRLTADIAHELRTPLNTLLAQTEGMIDGIWEATPKHLESTRAEVLRLIRLVNDLDQVIQVEAGALPMRREQVNLRDVAEEVSEAMHVAFARNQIRFQLEGPKDAWMTGDRQRIAQVVANLLANACKHTPPDGTICVTIEKAGGHVKLQVRDNGAGIAPDDLPHVFARFYRGDRSRARERGGAGLGLTIAKGIVEAHGGQIALESSLGKGTTVTVRFPGGDEART, encoded by the coding sequence ATGAAGCGCATATGGATGAAGCTGGCGCTCGCCTTTATGGCGATGGGCGTCGGTGCCGTACTGATTACGACATGGCTTGCGATCAAGGAAATGGACGAGCATTTCATGATGTACGCAAACGAGGTGAAAAGCCAGCACAACGAAGAAATTTCCCAGGTGGCGCTCGCCTCCTACCGCGCCAGCCAGGCGTGGGACCAATCCGCTTTTTTGCAACTGGAGGCCGTCTCGTCTGTGCTCGGCCTGCACATTGCGCTGCACGACGCGCGGGGGGAAAAGCTGGGCGAATGGGGGCAAGCGCCGGGCGCTGGACGGGAGGGCGAGCACGACACGCACGCCGAACATGCCGAGCGCGCAACCGAAACGATTCCGCTTTATGACGGCGGTCGAAAAATCGGGCAGCTTGTCATCAGCCACGATGACGAAAATGCGTACATGGCTTTGGAAGGCCATTTTCAATGGGCGCATAAAAATACCGCGCTGTGGACGATGGCGGTTTTGCTTGTGATCGTCGTCGTGCTGTGCATTCCGCTGGCCCGCACGATGGTTCGGCCTGTCGTGCAGGTGAGTGCGGCGGCGCAAAAGGTCGCGCAGGGCGATCTGCAAGTGCGCGTGCCTGTACCGGAACGGCAAGACGAAATTGCCGCGCTGGTCGTCGCCTTTAACAACCTGGTGACGAGCCTGCACGAACAGGAGGAGTTGCGCAAACGGCTGACCGCAGATATTGCGCACGAACTGCGTACGCCGCTCAACACCTTGCTGGCCCAGACAGAAGGGATGATCGACGGCATCTGGGAGGCGACGCCTAAGCATTTGGAGAGCACGCGCGCCGAAGTTCTCCGTCTGATCCGGCTCGTGAACGATCTCGATCAGGTGATTCAGGTCGAGGCAGGCGCCCTGCCGATGCGGCGCGAGCAGGTGAATTTGCGGGATGTCGCCGAGGAAGTCAGCGAAGCGATGCACGTCGCTTTTGCGCGCAACCAGATTCGCTTTCAGTTGGAAGGACCAAAAGACGCCTGGATGACAGGCGATCGGCAAAGAATCGCGCAAGTCGTGGCAAACTTGCTGGCAAACGCGTGCAAACATACGCCGCCCGACGGAACGATCTGTGTGACGATCGAAAAAGCGGGCGGACATGTTAAGCTGCAGGTGCGCGACAACGGCGCAGGCATCGCCCCGGACGATTTGCCGCACGTTTTTGCGCGTTTTTACCGGGGGGACCGCTCGCGGGCGAGAGAGCGCGGAGGGGCTGGCCTCGGGCTGACGATTGCCAAAGGCATCGTGGAGGCGCACGGCGGACAGATCGCGCTGGAAAGCAGCCTGGGCAAAGGAACGACGGTCACGGTGCGCTTTCCGGGCGGGGACGAGGCCCGGACATGA
- a CDS encoding EAL domain-containing protein, with translation MVRIQTIDQDELNQTDEDLFQAIVNQQLTLYYQPFFDLRTTGMTGVEALVRWHHEKWGLLPQQTLLLLAKKSGVIHLLEEWVLRAACTQCKEWIDIGFGPLVVSVNLSAHAFESVGFGDTIQTFLRESQLPPRYLELEITELAGGDMERTIGVLAQLKQFGVQVSLDEFGKDPVSIPYLSRVPVDKLKLDPTLIQQALTDAAQEAALKTALAIAQTMGLQATAAGVESREQAELLGELLCDLAQGNYFCEPLLAEGLVAKMSSQGKAFADAPARAKQGAGENHNCLREVLRNQQGMTFTFRKQDERFIHTFCAGELIYRIGLTPEQVVGNELCDILPRKEALRKTEHYERAWGGEENVTYEGVVNGVCYLAVMHPIFRDGRVKEVIASCVDITELKKAEEAQRVSEAKYRLIAENISDMIVVIDCHGYVTYVSPSVHTVLEVSPEVFLHQHLQTILPSEQLKRVWQTFQEIMEWKLPRAVTFSCQHRNGSKLILETKGTPVQNEQAEVEQIVFIIRNSTAQVQAEEFLRKMDKIDVVGQLAAGVAHEIRNPVTSIKGFVQLLRRDQWKSEYFDIMLAEFHQLESILREFVFLTQQRSHQFESQNLAQLLRSVTQVAQEEAPAHQMVLEIDDVEETCLWCDQSQIRQVFIHLLSNAVESMPDGGTIRIRALRSGHDQVMIQIVDKGCGMSEERLKRLGEPFYSTKEKGTGLGLMITYKIIQYHDGYIHFSSAPNQGTKVEVYLPLNRPTDTA, from the coding sequence GTGGTTCGTATTCAAACAATCGACCAGGATGAGCTGAATCAGACCGATGAAGATCTGTTTCAAGCCATTGTGAACCAGCAGCTCACACTCTATTACCAGCCTTTTTTCGATTTGCGAACAACAGGGATGACGGGGGTCGAGGCCCTGGTTCGCTGGCATCATGAAAAGTGGGGACTTTTGCCGCAACAGACATTGCTGCTGCTTGCCAAAAAAAGCGGCGTGATTCATTTGTTGGAGGAATGGGTCCTGCGAGCCGCGTGCACGCAATGCAAGGAATGGATCGACATCGGCTTCGGGCCGCTGGTCGTATCGGTCAACCTGTCCGCGCATGCTTTCGAGTCTGTCGGATTCGGGGATACGATCCAGACGTTTTTGCGGGAAAGCCAGTTGCCGCCGCGCTATTTGGAGCTGGAAATAACGGAATTGGCCGGGGGCGATATGGAGCGTACGATTGGCGTCCTCGCCCAGCTCAAGCAGTTCGGTGTGCAGGTGAGTCTGGACGAGTTCGGAAAAGATCCGGTTTCGATCCCGTATTTATCGCGTGTTCCTGTAGACAAGCTCAAGCTCGATCCAACCTTGATCCAGCAAGCGCTGACCGACGCTGCGCAAGAGGCTGCGCTCAAAACCGCATTGGCGATCGCGCAGACAATGGGCCTGCAGGCGACGGCTGCAGGAGTCGAGAGTCGCGAGCAAGCAGAGTTGTTGGGGGAGCTTCTGTGCGACCTTGCCCAAGGAAATTACTTTTGCGAGCCGCTGCTGGCAGAGGGGCTTGTCGCGAAGATGAGCTCACAGGGCAAGGCGTTTGCCGATGCGCCAGCGCGCGCAAAGCAGGGAGCGGGCGAGAACCACAACTGTTTGCGCGAGGTGCTGCGCAATCAGCAAGGAATGACGTTTACATTTCGCAAGCAGGACGAGCGGTTTATCCATACGTTTTGCGCGGGGGAGTTGATCTACCGGATCGGCTTGACGCCGGAGCAGGTCGTAGGGAACGAGTTGTGCGACATCTTGCCCCGCAAGGAAGCGCTGCGCAAGACAGAGCATTACGAGCGGGCCTGGGGCGGCGAAGAAAACGTCACCTATGAGGGCGTCGTCAACGGCGTTTGCTACCTGGCTGTCATGCACCCGATCTTCCGGGATGGGCGGGTGAAGGAAGTGATCGCTTCCTGTGTCGACATCACGGAACTGAAAAAAGCGGAGGAAGCCCAGCGGGTAAGCGAAGCGAAATACAGGCTGATTGCGGAAAACATTTCGGATATGATCGTGGTCATTGATTGCCATGGATATGTTACATACGTGTCGCCGTCCGTTCACACCGTCTTGGAGGTATCCCCGGAGGTGTTTTTGCATCAGCATCTGCAAACCATTTTGCCGAGCGAACAGCTCAAACGCGTCTGGCAGACGTTTCAGGAAATTATGGAGTGGAAGCTTCCCAGGGCGGTTACCTTTTCCTGCCAGCACCGCAATGGCAGCAAGCTGATTTTGGAAACAAAAGGAACGCCTGTGCAAAACGAGCAGGCCGAGGTGGAGCAGATCGTCTTCATCATCCGCAACAGTACGGCGCAGGTGCAGGCAGAGGAATTTTTGCGCAAAATGGACAAGATCGACGTCGTCGGGCAGCTCGCAGCAGGAGTCGCACATGAAATCCGAAACCCGGTGACCTCGATCAAAGGCTTCGTGCAGTTGCTGCGGCGCGACCAGTGGAAAAGCGAATACTTTGATATCATGCTCGCCGAGTTTCACCAGCTCGAAAGCATTTTGCGCGAATTTGTCTTTTTGACCCAGCAAAGGTCCCACCAGTTTGAGTCGCAAAATCTGGCGCAACTGCTGCGCAGCGTCACGCAGGTCGCGCAGGAGGAAGCGCCGGCACATCAGATGGTGCTCGAGATCGACGATGTCGAAGAGACGTGTCTGTGGTGCGATCAAAGCCAGATCAGGCAAGTGTTCATCCACTTGCTCTCCAATGCCGTGGAGTCCATGCCGGACGGGGGGACGATACGCATCCGGGCGCTGCGCTCGGGGCACGATCAGGTCATGATCCAGATTGTGGACAAAGGCTGCGGCATGTCCGAAGAGCGATTGAAGCGGCTCGGGGAGCCTTTTTACAGCACGAAGGAAAAAGGGACGGGGCTTGGCCTAATGATTACTTATAAAATTATTCAGTACCATGACGGGTACATCCATTTTTCCAGCGCCCCCAACCAGGGAACGAAGGTCGAAGTGTATTTGCCGCTGAACAGGCCGACGGATACCGCTTGA
- a CDS encoding LysE family translocator — MFDLATLSTFLAVVIGLFLIPGPAVLLTATRTVQGGRRAGIMAGLGIATGDFIHTIFAAVGLSAILMTSAWAFQLVKFAGAAYLIYLGIRALLEKPTDPELPKVSPLPPGKAYVQAIIAEVLNPKTALFFLAFLPQFVHPERGASVMQFVVLGLIFSILGFFYTSLIALSVRPLGHLVRRISWIGRWSGKMIGSVYILLGLKVALQQK; from the coding sequence ATGTTTGATCTGGCGACGTTGAGCACGTTTTTGGCTGTCGTGATCGGCCTGTTTTTAATTCCCGGCCCTGCCGTGCTACTGACGGCGACACGCACCGTTCAGGGCGGCAGACGTGCGGGAATCATGGCGGGGCTTGGAATCGCGACAGGCGACTTCATCCATACGATTTTTGCCGCTGTCGGCTTGTCGGCGATCTTGATGACATCCGCCTGGGCGTTCCAGCTTGTCAAATTCGCCGGGGCCGCCTATCTCATCTACCTGGGGATAAGGGCGCTGCTGGAGAAACCGACAGACCCCGAGTTGCCAAAAGTATCGCCGCTGCCGCCGGGGAAGGCGTATGTGCAAGCGATCATCGCGGAAGTGCTGAACCCGAAGACGGCTTTGTTCTTTCTGGCGTTTTTGCCGCAGTTCGTCCACCCGGAGCGGGGAGCGTCCGTGATGCAGTTTGTTGTGTTGGGCCTGATTTTTTCCATTCTCGGCTTCTTCTACACGTCGCTGATCGCCCTCTCTGTGCGGCCGCTGGGGCATCTCGTCAGACGCATCTCCTGGATCGGTCGTTGGAGCGGCAAAATGATCGGGTCTGTCTACATTTTGCTCGGGTTAAAAGTAGCGCTGCAGCAAAAGTAA
- a CDS encoding (2Fe-2S)-binding protein: MQTWNEPFLAEQFHLTTTHRTDALLSIKASDLLQARHAEQLVQTYAPLIKAHDQKPVGTYAASWLSGLGLGLQYALSVWNVAIRIPLDQLTIELYDADGYVQFSFVVDEWHKAEGPSTSTARSAWRAEQYRQFYGHTLRPLFQVLADATGNPLKMIWGQLPTRFNYYLDTFVQEAREEAIRQRLRDDYAALCDELDGECFGLPKNPFAVKVRWVEDMRDPNKQVRLKNQCCLYYQTGDGQYCYTCPRLKEDERAARRQAALQA; encoded by the coding sequence TTGCAAACATGGAATGAACCGTTTTTGGCGGAACAGTTTCACCTGACGACTACGCACCGAACAGACGCGCTGCTCTCGATCAAGGCAAGCGATCTGCTACAAGCCAGACATGCGGAACAGTTGGTGCAGACGTACGCGCCGCTTATCAAGGCACATGACCAAAAGCCTGTCGGCACTTATGCGGCCAGTTGGCTGTCTGGGCTCGGGCTCGGCTTGCAGTACGCGCTGTCTGTATGGAACGTAGCGATTCGCATACCGCTCGACCAGTTGACGATTGAGCTGTACGACGCGGATGGCTACGTCCAGTTCTCTTTCGTCGTGGACGAGTGGCACAAGGCGGAGGGTCCGAGCACAAGCACAGCGCGTTCTGCCTGGCGCGCCGAGCAGTATCGGCAGTTTTACGGACATACGCTCCGGCCGTTGTTCCAGGTGCTGGCTGATGCGACTGGCAATCCGCTGAAAATGATTTGGGGCCAACTGCCGACGAGATTTAACTATTATCTCGATACTTTCGTCCAGGAGGCCCGGGAAGAGGCGATCCGCCAACGGCTGCGCGACGATTACGCGGCGCTTTGCGACGAGCTGGACGGGGAGTGCTTCGGGCTGCCCAAAAATCCGTTCGCGGTCAAAGTGCGCTGGGTGGAGGACATGCGCGACCCGAACAAGCAGGTGCGCCTGAAAAATCAATGCTGCCTGTACTATCAAACCGGGGATGGACAGTACTGCTACACCTGTCCACGGCTGAAGGAAGACGAGCGCGCAGCCCGTCGCCAGGCGGCGCTGCAGGCGTGA
- a CDS encoding TVP38/TMEM64 family protein, producing the protein MDGLTNIEGLAEWIRSWGMLGVIGSILLNIAISVAGVLPSIFLSAANAVVFGLYGGFFLSLTGEVLGAGIAFFLYRYVIRKADRRKKLASFQWVAAINGATRVRKGLAVVLLRLNPLLPSGVINLGAAMTNMTFADFLLATLVGKIPSMVFETFVGHDLVYFGENKLRLVIALAAGALVFLLFWKRGKGQASQSE; encoded by the coding sequence ATGGATGGATTGACGAATATAGAAGGCTTGGCAGAATGGATTCGCTCGTGGGGAATGCTGGGAGTAATCGGCAGCATCTTGTTGAATATCGCCATCAGCGTGGCAGGCGTCCTGCCGTCCATTTTTTTGTCTGCGGCCAATGCCGTTGTATTTGGCTTGTACGGAGGTTTTTTCCTTTCCCTCACAGGGGAGGTGCTCGGTGCGGGCATCGCTTTTTTCTTGTACCGCTATGTCATTCGAAAAGCCGATCGGCGCAAAAAGCTGGCGTCGTTCCAATGGGTAGCGGCGATTAACGGGGCGACCCGGGTGCGAAAAGGGCTCGCCGTCGTCTTGCTGCGGCTCAATCCGCTGCTCCCTTCGGGGGTAATCAATCTCGGGGCGGCGATGACGAACATGACGTTCGCCGATTTTCTTCTCGCGACACTCGTGGGCAAAATTCCTTCGATGGTGTTTGAGACATTCGTCGGGCACGATCTCGTCTACTTTGGCGAAAACAAGCTCAGGCTGGTGATCGCGCTTGCAGCAGGCGCGCTTGTTTTCCTGCTGTTCTGGAAGCGCGGGAAGGGACAGGCCAGCCAGTCGGAATAA
- a CDS encoding DEAD/DEAH box helicase translates to MNTVTTMVLTAKLLADGQFLIAGADPSGQALDPDELAGALFAWDEASYYGTFVEKNEQGLLLGPTEALAFFASPPWLLHRAYSVDKRFLEYQGVAVFLQKTLAAGAIVPDFAAWKQGRFGWRAKQAPASFAPYGNRWLSHVLEEAVHAFGEVGRAWDQLTAQFPALHVMGDELSVHLQETEWLQSIGWLPDVTPFRTCLQIVEPAHAASEWLLQVYLQDREEPDRLFVIEPHQFGAPDAHTARIPLEWKEHWRRFQSDLAKCRDIFPWQTSGADEPDGLRTQLTNEEAWLFLTSCSLQLVQAGIHVFLPAWWEQVRRVRPKLRAKVSSSVGASRQSFLGISQVMDFEWKLALGPVELSEEEFAQLIRQKQRLLKIRGHWVQLTPDLFAELQEALKKTNAKNGMTLRDVMSMHLTANVEAEEPADDDDLAEPYPLTVEVQLNAHLLELMHRLQETKHIPILPQPDTFCGTLRNYQLEGSSWMLFLRQFGLGACLADDMGLGKTVQFITYLLHVKATKTAQSPSLLICPTSVIGNWQKELQRFAPSLNVFIHYGNTRPKKEDFAPAIEGVDLVITSYALSHLDEQELSSITWNTICLDEAQNIKNAYTKQASAVRDLKAWHRIALTGTPIENRLSELWSIFDFLNPGYLGSLGDFTQRFVLPIERDRDQALIQTVQRLIQPFLLRRTKTDPAIQLDLPEKNESKEYVPLTAEQGALYETAIQDMFARMENVSAMERRGLILTTLTRLKQLCDHPALILNEITTADEASRSHKLERLLELVEEIRQKKERCLIFTQYIEMGNLLQRVLTREGYGPVYFLNGATKKEKRDEMIARFQDASLPDEERGAIFILSLRAGGTGLNLTEANHVIHVDRWWNPAVENQATDRAHRIGQRRNVQVYKFISLGTIEERIDEMMERKLSLSQQIVGSGEGWITELSTAELRELFALRHDWSNTKG, encoded by the coding sequence ATGAACACTGTTACAACCATGGTGCTAACCGCAAAGCTTCTGGCAGACGGCCAGTTCCTTATTGCGGGAGCAGACCCAAGCGGGCAGGCGCTCGACCCGGATGAGCTCGCCGGAGCGCTTTTTGCCTGGGATGAAGCCTCCTACTACGGCACGTTCGTGGAAAAAAACGAGCAAGGCTTGCTGCTCGGCCCGACAGAGGCGCTGGCCTTTTTCGCCTCGCCGCCGTGGCTTTTGCACCGGGCTTATTCCGTCGACAAGCGTTTTCTGGAATACCAGGGCGTCGCCGTGTTCCTGCAAAAAACGCTGGCCGCAGGCGCCATCGTCCCAGACTTTGCCGCATGGAAGCAAGGACGATTCGGCTGGAGGGCGAAGCAGGCCCCGGCTTCGTTTGCGCCCTACGGCAACAGGTGGCTTTCGCATGTGTTGGAGGAAGCTGTCCACGCCTTTGGTGAGGTCGGCCGCGCCTGGGATCAGCTCACTGCCCAGTTTCCGGCGCTGCACGTCATGGGCGACGAGCTGTCCGTCCATTTGCAGGAGACGGAATGGCTGCAATCGATTGGCTGGCTGCCGGATGTGACGCCGTTTCGCACCTGTTTGCAAATTGTCGAGCCTGCGCACGCCGCCAGCGAATGGCTGCTCCAGGTTTATTTGCAGGATCGGGAAGAACCGGATCGGCTGTTTGTGATCGAGCCGCATCAGTTCGGCGCTCCAGACGCGCACACCGCGCGCATCCCTCTGGAATGGAAAGAGCACTGGCGGCGTTTTCAAAGCGACCTGGCCAAATGCCGCGACATTTTCCCTTGGCAAACGTCCGGCGCTGACGAACCGGACGGGCTGCGCACCCAGCTTACCAATGAGGAAGCGTGGCTTTTCCTGACGTCCTGCAGCCTGCAGCTCGTCCAGGCTGGCATTCACGTCTTTTTGCCGGCGTGGTGGGAGCAGGTGCGCAGAGTCAGACCGAAGCTCCGGGCGAAAGTCTCTTCCTCTGTCGGGGCGAGCAGACAGTCTTTTTTGGGCATTTCGCAGGTCATGGATTTCGAGTGGAAGCTCGCGCTCGGTCCTGTCGAGCTGAGCGAGGAAGAGTTTGCGCAGTTGATCCGCCAGAAGCAGCGGCTGCTGAAAATCAGGGGGCATTGGGTGCAGCTCACGCCTGACCTGTTCGCCGAGCTGCAGGAAGCGCTGAAAAAAACGAACGCAAAAAACGGCATGACCTTGCGCGACGTGATGAGCATGCACCTGACCGCAAATGTCGAAGCCGAAGAACCAGCGGACGACGACGATCTCGCTGAACCTTACCCGCTGACGGTGGAAGTCCAGCTCAACGCGCATTTGCTGGAGCTGATGCACCGCCTGCAGGAAACGAAGCACATCCCGATTTTGCCGCAGCCGGACACGTTTTGCGGCACGCTGCGCAACTACCAGTTGGAAGGAAGCTCGTGGATGCTGTTTTTGCGCCAGTTCGGTCTGGGAGCGTGTCTCGCCGACGACATGGGCCTTGGGAAAACCGTGCAGTTTATCACCTACTTGCTGCATGTGAAGGCGACAAAAACCGCCCAGTCCCCTTCGCTGCTCATCTGTCCCACCTCCGTCATCGGCAACTGGCAAAAGGAGCTGCAGCGGTTCGCCCCTTCGCTCAACGTGTTCATTCATTACGGGAATACCCGTCCGAAAAAAGAAGATTTTGCTCCGGCCATCGAGGGGGTCGATTTGGTCATTACGTCCTATGCGCTGTCCCACCTCGACGAACAGGAGCTGTCCTCCATCACCTGGAATACGATCTGTCTGGACGAGGCGCAAAACATTAAAAACGCCTATACGAAGCAAGCGTCCGCCGTCCGTGACCTGAAGGCGTGGCACCGGATCGCGCTCACCGGAACGCCGATCGAAAACCGCCTGAGCGAGCTTTGGTCGATTTTTGACTTCCTCAATCCCGGCTACTTGGGCAGCCTCGGCGACTTTACCCAGCGTTTCGTCCTGCCGATCGAGCGCGACCGCGACCAGGCGCTGATCCAGACGGTGCAACGGCTCATTCAGCCGTTCCTGCTGCGCCGCACCAAGACGGACCCGGCGATTCAGCTCGACTTGCCGGAGAAAAACGAAAGCAAGGAATACGTGCCGTTGACCGCCGAGCAAGGCGCGCTCTACGAAACCGCGATCCAGGACATGTTCGCCCGGATGGAAAACGTCTCCGCCATGGAACGGCGCGGCCTCATCCTCACGACATTGACGCGGCTCAAGCAGCTTTGCGACCATCCCGCGTTGATCTTAAACGAGATCACTACGGCGGATGAAGCAAGCCGCTCGCACAAGCTGGAGCGACTGCTGGAACTGGTCGAGGAAATTCGGCAAAAAAAGGAGCGCTGCCTGATCTTTACGCAATACATTGAGATGGGCAACCTGCTCCAGCGCGTGCTGACGCGCGAAGGCTACGGCCCCGTTTACTTTTTGAACGGCGCCACCAAAAAAGAAAAACGGGACGAGATGATCGCCCGTTTTCAGGATGCCTCCCTCCCGGATGAGGAGCGCGGCGCCATTTTCATTCTGTCCCTGCGCGCAGGCGGCACAGGTTTGAACTTGACGGAAGCGAACCACGTCATTCACGTCGATCGCTGGTGGAACCCCGCCGTGGAAAACCAGGCAACCGACCGGGCGCACCGCATCGGTCAGCGGCGGAACGTGCAGGTGTACAAATTCATTTCGCTCGGCACCATCGAGGAACGGATTGACGAAATGATGGAGCGCAAACTCTCGCTCAGCCAACAGATCGTCGGCAGCGGGGAAGGCTGGATTACCGAGTTGTCGACGGCCGAGCTTCGCGAGCTGTTCGCCCTGCGCCACGACTGGAGCAATACGAAAGGATAG
- a CDS encoding MFS transporter, whose product MEFSWKRNLFVLWVGVFFCSTAYSISIPFLPIFLHTSLGVHEHLEAWSGISFGITFLASALISPYWGSLADKYGRKPMLIRSGFSLALLYFLTYFITDPYLFLVLRVFQGLLAGYVPAAIALVATNTPEKNVGYALGVMATSGATGGIVGPLVGGVVSHLWGNAEAFLFSGCVVLVAALIATFLVKETNMNRSGSRSNVREDLRAAIANRSLMTILGLSLMVTISVMLLEPLLTVYVLQLGASQQEASLSAGIIFAAVGIATVIAAPQWGKLGGKVGYTKILFIGLLGGAFGNLLQFFFTNLYGFGVLRFAYGLFFAAVYPSINAMIVKVTEPEFRGRAFSLNQSANQLATMLGPVLGGVLGGAIPIRYVFIINGIALLATAILIRSKKPGLAGKQAQQQSSDPQLAAK is encoded by the coding sequence ATGGAGTTTTCATGGAAGCGTAATTTGTTTGTGTTATGGGTCGGCGTCTTCTTCTGCAGCACAGCCTACTCGATCTCCATACCATTCTTGCCCATCTTCCTCCATACATCTTTGGGTGTTCACGAGCATTTGGAAGCCTGGTCTGGTATCTCGTTTGGCATTACCTTTTTGGCAAGCGCCCTGATCTCGCCGTACTGGGGTTCGCTCGCCGACAAATACGGGCGAAAACCGATGTTGATCCGATCCGGTTTTAGCCTGGCTTTGTTGTACTTCCTGACTTACTTCATTACAGATCCTTACCTTTTCCTGGTGCTGCGCGTGTTTCAGGGGCTGCTCGCCGGCTACGTGCCTGCCGCGATCGCGCTGGTAGCGACGAATACACCGGAAAAAAACGTCGGGTACGCTCTCGGGGTGATGGCAACCTCTGGAGCCACGGGCGGGATTGTCGGGCCGCTCGTCGGCGGGGTAGTCAGTCACCTCTGGGGAAACGCAGAGGCTTTTCTTTTCTCCGGCTGTGTCGTGCTCGTAGCGGCGCTGATCGCGACCTTCCTCGTCAAAGAGACAAACATGAACCGCTCCGGCAGCCGCTCCAACGTGCGGGAAGACTTGCGGGCTGCCATCGCCAACCGCTCGCTCATGACGATTCTCGGCCTCAGCCTGATGGTCACGATCTCCGTCATGCTCTTGGAACCGCTGTTGACCGTCTACGTGTTGCAGCTCGGGGCCTCGCAGCAGGAAGCCTCGCTCAGCGCCGGGATCATTTTCGCTGCCGTCGGTATTGCCACCGTGATCGCCGCTCCGCAATGGGGAAAACTCGGCGGCAAGGTCGGCTACACGAAAATTTTGTTCATCGGCTTGCTCGGCGGCGCCTTCGGCAACCTGCTGCAATTTTTCTTCACCAACCTGTACGGCTTCGGGGTTTTGCGCTTCGCCTACGGCCTGTTTTTCGCGGCGGTTTACCCTTCGATTAACGCGATGATCGTCAAAGTGACCGAACCCGAGTTTCGCGGCAGAGCCTTCAGCCTGAACCAGTCCGCCAACCAGCTCGCGACGATGCTCGGCCCTGTGCTCGGCGGCGTGCTCGGTGGCGCCATCCCGATCCGCTACGTGTTCATTATCAACGGAATCGCCCTGCTCGCTACCGCCATCCTGATTCGCTCGAAAAAACCGGGCCTGGCCGGGAAGCAAGCCCAACAGCAGTCTTCCGATCCGCAACTGGCTGCGAAATAA
- a CDS encoding response regulator transcription factor → MSTILLVDDEHKILEILSSYLQKDGYHVLTAMTGGEAIQIASSAAVDCIILDLMLPDVSGEEVCQRIRKHSRVPILMLTAKSQEADRIYGLEIGADDYLMKPFSPRELVARVRAVMRRSGDYSALCDEFEAGQLTISIRDKKILKNKVALDVTPNEYRLLTTLARHPGRTWSRDELVREVLGYDFEGYDRTIDTHVKNLRQKIEDDPKQPVYIKTVYGLGYRFDVPVRK, encoded by the coding sequence ATGTCTACGATTTTGCTGGTAGACGATGAACACAAAATTTTGGAGATTTTATCTTCCTATCTGCAAAAAGACGGCTATCACGTGCTGACGGCGATGACAGGCGGGGAGGCTATCCAGATAGCCAGCTCGGCGGCCGTCGACTGCATTATTCTCGATTTGATGCTCCCGGACGTCAGCGGTGAAGAAGTTTGCCAGCGCATCCGCAAGCATTCCCGCGTCCCGATTCTGATGCTCACCGCCAAGAGTCAGGAGGCTGACCGGATTTATGGGCTGGAAATCGGGGCGGATGATTACTTGATGAAGCCGTTCAGTCCGCGCGAGCTGGTGGCGCGCGTGCGGGCCGTCATGCGGCGCTCCGGCGACTATTCGGCGCTCTGCGACGAGTTCGAGGCAGGCCAGCTCACGATTTCGATTCGCGACAAAAAAATTCTCAAAAACAAGGTCGCGCTCGACGTCACCCCGAACGAATACCGGCTGCTCACGACGCTGGCCCGCCATCCCGGCCGGACGTGGAGCAGAGACGAGCTGGTGCGCGAAGTTCTCGGCTACGACTTCGAAGGCTACGACCGCACGATTGATACGCATGTCAAAAATTTGCGGCAAAAAATCGAGGACGATCCGAAGCAGCCTGTCTACATCAAGACGGTGTACGGACTGGGCTATCGGTTTGACGTCCCGGTGAGGAAATGA